The Humulus lupulus chromosome 3, drHumLupu1.1, whole genome shotgun sequence genome window below encodes:
- the LOC133824054 gene encoding uncharacterized protein LOC133824054: MNLEESYSTGRGGCGMGLGILNQKCHHVAWYLGRLVIFLWSLNIEHFGLMDLNELEEFCNEAYENAKIYKEKTKAFHDKRILCKDFQPRDKVLLYNSRLKLFPGKLKSRWSGPFTVVVSLPYGAVQIHSEKTRHFKVNGQRLKHYIEGQVEKAKPVVILRPL, translated from the coding sequence ATGAACCTTGAAGAATCATACTCAACCGGAAGGGGTGGTTGTGGAATGGGCTTGGGTATACTCAACCAAAAGTGTCACCATGTCGCTTGGTATTTGGGAAGGCTTGTCATCTTCCTGTGGAGCTTGAACATAGAGCATTTTGGGCTCATGGACCTGAATGAGCTAGAAGAGTTCTGCAACGAGGCTTATGAAAATGCTAAAATCTATAAGGAGAAGACGAAGGCCTTCCATGACAAGCGTATCTTGTGTAAAGACTTTCAACCAAGGGATAAAGTGCTCTTATACAATTCAAGGTTGAAATTATTTCCGGGCAAGTTGAAATCGAGGTGGTCGGGACCTTTCACAGTGGTGGTATCACTTCCATATGGTGCAGTACAGATACATAGTGAGAAGACAAGGCAttttaaggtgaatggtcagcGATTAAAGCACTATATTGAGGGCCAAGTAGAGAAGGCAAAACCTGTTGTGATATTAAGACCCCTTTGA
- the LOC133821092 gene encoding uncharacterized protein LOC133821092, giving the protein MAAIMKAAVLYHYPCPDGALAALAAHLYFSAASIPTLFFPNTVYNPITSHNLPIHEITHLYLLDFVGPSGFVPDVASKVPNVVILDHHKTALETLGAGARENNVTKIIDMQRSGATIAFDYFKERVSNATVLAQFDRARPLFEYIEDGDLWRWRLPNSKAFSSGFKDLNIEFNVELNPSLFDQLLSLDLEDVISKGMKSLSEKQRLIDEALNESFEIALGGGRFGHCLAVCADSIAELRSELGHQLATKSHNLNLRGIGAIVYRVPELENDQFLKVSLRSVESEDTTLISQEFGGGGHRNASSFMLSSEEFNGWKVGTKAA; this is encoded by the exons ATGGCCGCCATAATGAAAGCCGCAGTTCTATACCACTATCCCTGCCCCGACGGCGCTCTCGCCGCACTCGCCGCCCACCTCTACTTCTCTGCTGCTTCAATCCCAACCCTCTTTTTCCCCAACACCGTCTACAACCCCATTACCTCTCACAACCTCCCTATCCACGAAATCACCCATCTTTACCTTCTCGACTTCGTTGGCCCTTCCGGCTTTGTTCCCGATGTCGCTTCTAAGGTGCCCAATGTCGTAATTTTGGACCACCACAAGACCGCTCTCGAGACCCTCGGCGCCGGCGCCAGAGAGAACAACGTGACCAAAATCATCGACATGCAGAGGAGTGGCGCCACCATCGCTTTTGATTATTTCAAGGAAAGGGTTAGCAATGCGACGGTGCTTGCCCAGTTCGATCGTGCTCGGCCGTTGTTTGAGTACATTGAAGATGGAGATCTCTGGCGGTGGAGGCTGCCTAATAGTAAAGCTTTCAGTAGTGGCTTTAAAGATTTGAATATCGAATTCAATGTTGAGTTGAACCCTTCTTTGTTTGACCAG TTACTTAGTTTGGACTTAGAGGATGTGATTAGTAAAGGCATGAAAAGCTTATCAGAGAAGCAGAGATTGATAGATGAAGCTTTGAATGAGTCCTTTGAAATTGCACTTGGTGGTGGACGGTTTGGACATTGTTTG gctGTCTGTGCTGATTCTATTGCCGAGTTAAGGAGTGAACTTGGGCACCAGTTAGCTACTAAGAGCCACAATCTTAATTTAAG AGGCATTGGGGCCATCGTATACAGAGTCCCTGAGCTCGAAAATGATCAGTTTCTAAAAGTAAGCTTAAGGAGTGTGGAATCTGAAGACACAACACTCATTTCCCAG GAGTTTGGAGGTGGTGGACATCGAAATGCCAGCTCCTTCATGTTGAGCTCTGAAGAATTTAATGGATGGAAGGTTGGTACTAAGGCTGCTTAG